A genomic segment from Aegilops tauschii subsp. strangulata cultivar AL8/78 chromosome 1, Aet v6.0, whole genome shotgun sequence encodes:
- the LOC141027915 gene encoding uncharacterized protein: MVAHKEGEIMLTEQDPMMECKEGHLACANCRGEHPGNQRQCQKRERGGGFDVRNTAMDAALSSVRVECPHEGLPVSWPRRLLFAEEDDNAFFMVGGVLDISAPITISVVCITMGASPPPHYVAKVWADGQPGEPKGRTDTVEVEIKVTSSKEPGAIAM; the protein is encoded by the exons atggtgGCGCAcaaggagggcgagatcatgctgACGGAACAGGACCCGATGATGGAG TGCAAGgaagggcacctggcctgcgcgaaCTGCCGCGGCGAGCATCCCGGGAACCAACGGCAGTGCCAAAAGCGTGAGCGTGGCGGCGGCTTCGATGTGCGGAACACAGCGATGGATGCCgccctctcctcggtgagggtggagtgcccgcacgaaggct TGCCGGTGTCGTGGCCGCGGCGCTTGCTAttcgcggaggaggacgacaACGCATTTTTCATGGTCGGCGGCGTCCTCGACATCAGCGCGCCTATCACCATATCGGTCGTCTGCATCACAATGGGGGCATCCCCAccgccgcactacgtggccaaggtGTGGGCGGACGGCCAGCCGGGGGAGCCTAAAGGCAGGACCGACACTGTCGAGGTGGAAATcaaggtgacaagcagcaaggaacCTGGTGCCATCGCCATGTAG